The Devosia sp. 1566 sequence TCCTTGAAGGCATGATCCGGTCCGTGCGCACGGCCACCAAGATGCTGGCCGGTGCGAGCCCGAGCTTTGAGGAAAAGGTCACCCAGCTGGTCGGCGCTCCCGCCGGCCGCGAAGATGAAGCCGTGATCGAAGATGCGCGCGCCAAGCTCGATGCGGTGCTCAAGCGCTCCGGTTTTGTCAACGGCACTCTGGGCCAGCGCGTCGCGGCTTGGGAGGAGGCTCGCGCGGTCCCCGCCGAGCAGGTCGAAACCGTGTTCCGCGAACTCATGGCCAAGGCCAAGGCCAAGACTGACGCTATGATCTTTGACACCGGCGATTATGACATGGTGCTCAACCCTGTGCGCGGCATGTTCTACACCGCGCGCTGCTCCTTTAACGAAGGCAAGATGGACCTCAATTTTGACCTGAGCTTCACGCGCGCTGCGCTCAAGCATCTGGTCTGCCACGAAGTTTATCCCGGGCACTCAACTCAGCTCCTGTCGACCAAGGCCGCAGTGGATGCGGGCGAGGCGCCTGCCGATGCGCTGCTGATCACCACCGATGCCATCACTGGTTGCGTACAGGAGGGCATCGGCGATCAGGGCGTGCACCTGATCCATTTCGTGGAGGACGATGATGACGCGATCCATATCGAGCTGCGCCGCGTCCGCTCCGCTGCCCAGACCAGCGCTGCCTGGATGTTGATGGTCGAAGGCGTGCCGCGCGAGGACGTAGCCGACTATCTGCGCACTACGGCGATGGGGCAGGAAGCCTGGGTGCAAGGTCGCCTGCGTATGGCCGCCCATCCGTTCCGGGGACCGTTCATCTCGTCCTACTGGGCTGGCAATGAGACCGTCCGCAAAGTGCGCGAACGCGTCAGCGACGCTGAGCGCCCCGCTTTCATCAAGGCGCTCTACTCCTACGCCAATTCGCCCGAGAGCCTGTCGATGTTCCCCCAGGTCGCCAACTAAAAGAAGGTCAGGGCTCCACCCATGAAGTTCACGATAATCGGTGCAGGGGCCATCGGCGGCCTTGCAGGCGCCTACATGACCAAGGCGGGCCACGACGTCCTGCTCGTTGATCGCTGGAAAGAGCATGTCGATGCCCTCAACGAAAAGGGGATGAGCATTGACGGCGTTCGGGGCGACATGAACATCCCCGTCAAGGCTGCAACGCCCGACCAGCTCTCGGGCGATCTCGGCGTCGTGCTCATCGCCACCAAGTCCCAGCACACGCTTGAAGCGCTCGGGCAAATTGCCCCGCTGCTGACTCCCGATAGCGCCGTCGTTTCCTATCAGAATGGCTTCAACGAGCCCGACATGGTGGCACTGCTCGACAAGGCAGGGCTGCCCGGCAAGGACATGGTCATCGGCTCGATCCCCAATTACGGCGGTGCGCTGGTTGACCCCGGCTACGTCGAGTTCGTCCATGAAGGCCCCATCCAGCTGGGCGAAATGAACGGCGAGATGACGCCGCGCCTCAAGGAAATCGGCGATGCGCTTTCTGCCCTAACCGAGGTGCAGTATTCCGACCGCATCTGGGGCCAAATCTGGGCCAAGGAAGTCTATTCCGCCCAAGTGGTGTTTTCCGCGCTGGCGGACGCCAAGATCCGCGACACGCTTGGGGTTGAGCGCTATGCCCGCCTCGCCGGCGCGGTGGTCAAGGAGGCACTCGAGATCGCCGATGCCAATGGCATCGAGGTGCAGGCGTTCGACTTCTTCGATCCGGCCAACTACCGGGTCAAGACGGCCGATGATACCAAAAAGCTGATCGACAACGTCAATCACGCCATCTGGCTCCTCAAAAAGGACCAGGACAACAAGCCCACCCACAACTTCAAGAAGAAGGGGTCGGGCATCTGGTGGGACATCGTTTATCGCAAACGCCCATCTGAAACGCGCGCTTTTGCCGGCAAGCTCATCGAGTTCGGCAAGAAGGCCGGTGCCGATACCCGCCTGAATGAAAAGATGGTGGGCATGATCTACGAGATCGAGGATGGCAAGCGCCAGCTCGGCTTTCACAACTATGATGAACTCGAAGCCTATGCGGCCCAGATCGGAAAGACCCTGCCATGACCAGCAAACTCGGCGTCGGCCTTATCGGCGCGCATACCTGGGCCGACAAGGCGCACCTGCCGGGCTACAAGGCCCATGAACGGGTGGAACTGGTCGCGGTTTGCGATCTCGATCCTGATCGTGCCCGGGCGATGGGCGAGAAATATGGGGCGAAAAAGGTCTATACCGACCCCGAAAAGCTGATCGCTGATCCAGATGTGCAGATGGTCGATGTCTGCACGCCAACCCATACCCACCTGCCGCTAAGCCTGCTGGCCATTGAAGGCGGCAAGCATGTACTGTCGGAAAAGCCGCTTCACACCGAAGCGGCGCCTGCCTTCGCTGCCGCCGCCAAGGCTGACGCCAAGGGCGTGCGCACCAAACTCGGCTTCACCTTCCGCTATTCGCCCGCCATCCGTCAGATCAAGAAGTGGATCGATGATGGCACGCTTGGCGAAGTGTTCCACATCCATGGCTTTGAGCAGAATTCGCAATGGCTCGATCCGCAAGAGCCGCTGCGCCAGATCACCCCGGGTGTCGATCGCAATTCCCTGATCCCGGCGTCCATCGTCGGCTATGGTTCGCACCTCATCGACCTGATGCGCTGGCTCGGCGGTGAGTTCGGCTCGGTCGCCTCCACCATGAAGAACTTCATCCCCGAGCGTATCGTGCGCGGTGAAGTGGGGCTGCAGAAGATCAAGGTCGAAGACGGCGCCGTGGCACTGGTCGAATACGCCAATGGCGCGCAGGGCCTGTTACAGACATCATACGTCGCCGTCGGCAATTATCCCGGCGTCGAGATTCGCGTTTATGGGTCCAAAGGGGCGGCGGTCGCGCGCCTCATCTCGGAGTTCGGGACGGCCGAAACGCTCAAGATCGCCAAGGCCGAAGCGGTCGAGTTCATCCCCTATGACGTGGGTCCCGAGGCGCTGCCGCCGGGCACAACGCTCAACACGCCCTGGCCCGAGCTCTACTACCGCAACCTCGTGCGCCATTTCGTTGATGAAATCCTCGAAGACCGGCCGCAGGAATGCACCTTCTACGATGGCGCTAAGAGCCAGGAGATCGTCGACGCGATCATCAAAGCCCATTTCGAGCGCCGCTGGGTCGACTTGCCGGGCAAGAGCGCATGACGCTCTCCTACGATCCCGCTGTTGTCGATGACTTCCTTGCCCATCACTGGCGCCATCGCCCGGTGGACGCAACCTTCATGGGTGACAAGGGTCACGACGCGGCTCTGCCGCCTGCCGCACCCGATACGCTGGCGCAGGAGATCGCCGCAATCGACGATCTCCTCGCCCGCCTCGAACCGACTGACGAACCGGACGAACTCGGCGACCGGCTTGACCGACGCATGATGATTGCCGAACTGCGGATGCAGCGTTTATCGGCGCAGACCCGGCCGCGTTTGCACAACCCGGCCTGGTATTCGGGCGAAGCGGCATTCTCCATCATCTCGCTGCTCCTGCCGCAATCCATGCCGATCCGCCACGCGGCGTTGATTGCCCGCCTTGGCGGCATTTCGGACTTTCTTGCGGCTGCCGCAGCGCGGCTCCAGGACGTGGCGGCGCCACAGGGCTGGGTCAAGCGCGCGCAAAAGGAAGCCATCGCGATGGCCGGCTTCTTGCGCACCGACATCAAGCTGCATGAGGAATTTGCCGATGACTGGGCTGAGCCGGCCCGCCGCGCCGCAGATGCGTTCGAGGCTTTTGGGGCGGCTATCGAAGGCAGGCCCGATGCCGATCCGGCTAGTGGCGAAGCCTATCTCACCCAGCTTATGGCCGGCATCCACGGCCTCACCATGTCGCCGCGCGAAGCGGTGGACATGGCCGAAGCCGCCTACAAGCGTATGGGCGAGGAAATGGCCGAGATGACCCGCGCCATAGACCCCACCCGCACGGCCGACCAGATACTTGCCGGTCTTGCCGAGATCCATCCCGCTGATGCAGAGGCTGTCTTTGATAGTTACATGGATTGGGATGTGCAGGCCGTTGCGCGAGGGGCCGCGCTCGTCACTCCTGCGCAGGAATATGATCTCGACTATCGCTGGATGGCACCGTGCTTTCGCAAGATCAGCCAGCCCCTGTATTTCCTGTTCTATCGCTCTCCCCCTGCCCTTAATCCAGGGGTGGGTAGCGTTTACTGGGTCACCCCGCCTGGCGAGGACCAAGCTGCGTTTTTGCGTGCCAACAACACAGCGATGGTCAAGACCATCCATTCGGTCCACCACGGCAGCGTCGGCCACCACACGCAAAACACCCGCGCTCGCGCGGCAGCCTCGCGCCTTGCCCGCCTTGCCGGTACCGATTGCGCACTGGGTCTAGCCTTTCTCGGCGCCGGCACGCTGATCGAAGGCTGGGCCTGCTATGTGGAAGACCTGCTCATGGAAGCGCCGGGCTTTTACACGCCTGAGGAAATCCTGCTTCTCAAGCAGTTTGAGCGCAGAAATGCCGCGAGCGTCCTTGTCGATATCAAGCTCCATCTTGGAGATTGGAGCCTAGAGGACGCCATGGCCTTTTATCGCGAGGCCGGCTTTGCCGCCGCCCGTGTCCAGGGCGAAGTGGTGCGCAATTCCATGCTGCCGGGCTCGCGCCTCATGTATTGGCTGGGCGTCGAAGGCATCAAGGCCTTGCGCGGGCGCTGGAAGAGCGACACGCTGAGCTTCCACGACAGCCTGCTCAGCTATGGCCATATGCCGCTGGCCTGGATTGCCGAGGAAATGGAAAGGGCAGGACAACTCAACCCATGACGTCGCACAACACAGTGCCTTTGCTCGACATCAAGGGGCTCGTCACCGAGTTCAGCACCGAATCCGGCTTGGTTCGCGCCGTCAAAGGCGTGGACCTAACCATTGGCCAGGGCGAAACCGTCGCTCTTGTGGGCGAGAGCGGGTCGGGCAAGTCCGTCACCAGTCTTTCCGTCATGCGCTTGATCCCCAAGGGGGTCGGCGCCATCGCCGGCGGCGAAATGCTGTTCCGCACCCGCGCCGGTCAGGTTATCGATCTGGTGAAGCAGCCTGAACATGCCATGCGTGCCATTCGCGGCAATGAAATCGGCATGATCTTCCAGGAGCCCATGACTTCGCTCAACCCGACCCAGAAGGTCGGGGCCCAGATTGCCGAAGCGGCCCGTCTCCATCAGGATCTCACGCGCAAGCAGGCCTGGAACCGCGCCGTAGAGATGCTGGCACTGGTCGAAATCCCTGATCCAGCCCGTCGCGCCGATATCTATCCGCACCAGATGTCGGGCGGCATGCGCCAGCGCGTCATGATCGCGATGGCTCTGGCCTGCAATCCCGCACTCCTGATCGCCGATGAGCCGACCACGGCCCTCGACGTCACGGTGCAACTGCAGATCCTCGAACTCATGCGCCGCCTGCAGCGCGAGATCGGCATGGGCATCCTATTCATCACCCACAATCTTGGGGTCGTCGCCGAGATCGCCGACCGCGTCGCCGTCATGTATGGCGGCCGCATTGTTGAGACCGCACCAGTGCGCGAACTCTTCGCCCGGCCCAGCCACCCTTATACGCGCGGCCTGCTCAACAGCCTGCCTGTTGTGGATCACGCCGCCCGCAGCCGTGGCGAAGAGCTGCGGCTGCGCGCCATACCGGGCAGCGTCGTTGATCCGCGCAATCCCCCACAAGGCTGCGATTTCAATCCACGCTGCGCCTGGGTCATCCCTGAATGCCGCGCCGCGGTGCCGCCGCTCCTACCTGTCGTTCCCGAGCATCGGGCGCGCTGCATCCGCTGGAACGAAGTCCATGGCTGATCCGCTCCTGGTCGTTGACGACCTCAAGGTTCACTATCCCATCGGCAAGACGCTCTTCAAAGAAGGTGTCACGCTGCGGGCGCTCGACGGCGTCTCGTTCACCGTTGGGAAAGGCGAAGTCGTCGGTCTCGTCGGTGAATCCGGCTCGGGCAAGACCACGCTCGGCCGCGCCGTGCTGCGCCTTGTTGAGCCCACTTCGGGCAAGGTGCGGCTAGGCGACAAGGAGGTCACGGCGCTGTTGCCGCCCGACCTCAAAGCCCTGCGCAGCAAGATGCAGATCATCTTCCAGGATCCCTATGCGAGCCTCAACCCACGCATGAGCGTCGGCCAGACGCTGGGCGAAGCATTGATGCTGCACAAGATCGGTACGCGGAAGGATCGGGACCAGCGCATCGGCGACCTTCTCGAAAAGGTCGGCCTGCCGCGCAGCGCCGCGGCACGCTTCCCGCATGAGTTTTCCGGCGGGCAACGCCAGCGCATCGGCATCGCCCGGGCATTGGCGGTCAATCCCCAGTTCATCGTCGCAGACGAGCCGGTCTCGGCCTTGGACGTTTCGATCCAGGCGCAGATCATCAACCTGCTGCAGGATCTTCGGCGCGAGTTGGGCCTGTCGCTGCTCTTTATCGGTCACGATCTCTCCGTCATCGAGTTCCTTTGTGACCGCGTCATTGTGCTCTATCTCGGCCGTGTCATGGAAATGGGCACGGCTGCCGAGCTATATGCCAAGCCGCGCCATCCCTATACCCGCGCGCTGCTCGATGCAGCCCCAGTGCCTGACCCTACCATTCGGCGCAAACGCATTACCCTGAAGGGCGACTTGCCCAGCCCGGTGAACCCGCCCTCGGGATGCGTTTTCCGAACCCGGTGCCCCTATGCGATTGAAGCCTGTGCGCAAATTGTTCCACCGCTTGAAGCCACGCAGAACGGTCACAGCGTCGCCTGCATCCGCAGCCACGAACTCGATTTGACCAACCCATTAGCCTAGAAGGCGTGGCTAATTTCGTGGCACCCTGTTCAGACTTGCGCCAGTAGCGGAGCAAGCCATGTCCATTTCGGCTGAAATCATAGTTCACATGAGCTGATGTACGGGGAATTTAGATTTTTTCGGCCATTGCATGACCCAAGCATCGCGCACCATGCTCGCTGACATGAAACGGTTATTTATTGCCTCGCGAGGCAACCCTGAACATCTGGCCCAACTATTCCGTGCCGAGTTGCCGGACTTCGATGTGCTGACCGAGCAGCCCAAGGATGGCGATGCCGATGTGCCATATATTGTTGTCGGGCGCCCACTGCCGGGCGTCGTGCGGGCTGTTCCTGGCCTGAAGCTCGTCCTCAGCCTGAATGCCGGCATCGAGCATCTGCTCGCGAGCGGCGAAGTGCCCGAGGAACTGCCGATCGTGCGATTGGTCGATGATGGGCTCGCCCTGGGCATGGCCGAGTGGGTCCTGGCTCAGGCCCTGGCCTGGCACCGTAACCTGTTCCTTTACGCAGAGCTGCAGAGCAAGGGGGAATGGGCCCCACAGCCGGAAAAGCTCGCCAATGAGCGCAAGGTGACCGTTCTTGGGGCGGGCGCACTTGGCCGCCCAGTCGCCGAACACTTCGTGCGCTTGGGCTTCGGCACCCATGTCTGGGCTCGCTCCAGGCACAGCATTCCGGGCGCGAGCACATTTTCCGGCACGGATCAGTTGCCGGAGGCCGCGCGAGGCGCCGACATCCTGGTCAATCTTTTGCCGCTGACCGCAGAGACCGCCGACCTGATCGATGCGGACCTGCTCGCAGTTCTTGCCGATGGCGCGTTCTTCATCAACGCAGCCAGAGGCGGCCATGTCGTCGATGCCGATCTGATTGCGGCGCTCGACAGCGGCAAGCTCAGCGGGGCTGCACTCGACGTTTTCCGAACCGAGCCGTTGCCGATCGAAGATCCGCTCTGGCAGCATCCCCGGGTGCGCCTTTCTCCCCATGTCGCCGCCCCCACCCACCAGCATATGGCGGTCAAGGAAATGGCGGCCAATATCCGGCGCTTCGAACAAGGAGAGCCGGTGCGCAACGTCGTTGATCGGAGCCTGGGTTACTGAGCAAGACCGGCAAAACCGGCGAAACAAGCAATTGCATCAAGGAAGGGACATCATGAAGACTAAGCTTACGCGCCGCGTCGTGCTCCAGGGCATTCTCGCCGGTACTACCGCCTTCGCCACCATGCGCGTGCTGCCCGCAATGGCCCAGCAGGCTGGCGGCACCCTCAATGTCGGCCTCACCTATGAGCTCGACACCATGAATACCTATTCCACCGGCTTCCTCGCCGATGCCCAGCACACCGTGATCGAGGGCCTGATCGCTCCTGACAAGGATGCCCGCTATGTACCGGTGCTGGCCAAGGAAGTGCCGACGCTTGAGAATGGCGGCATTGTCTTGTCCGAAGACGGCTCCAAGATGACGATCACCTATAAGCTCCATGAGAATGTGAAGTGGCATGACGGCGAGCCCCTCACCTCGGCCGACGTGAAGTTCACCTGGGAAGCGGTCAAAGATCCCGCCTTCATCGCCGAGTCCAAGGACGGCACGCAGGACATCGACAGCATCGACCTGCCCGACGACTACACCGTCGTGTGCAACTACAACACGGTGAAGCCGAACTTCGCCTCGACCCTCTTTACCTTCGGCATCATGCCCAAGCACCTGCTGGAAGGCACCGACCTCAACACCTCGTCCTATAACGAGACCCCTGTGGGCACCGGCCCGTTCAAGGTCGCGGAATTTGTGCGTGGCCAATATGTCGTGCTCGACAAGAACACCGATTACTGGCGCACTGCCGAGAACGGGGACGCACTGCCCTATCTCGATCGCCTGGTGTTCCGCATCGTTACCGACAGCAACACCTTAATCACCCAGCTGCAGAGCGGCGAACTCGACATGGCCGTCTCGGTGCCCTATGGCCGCGCTTCGCAGCTTGAAGGCGCCAACGGGCTTGAGATCGTCGTTGGCCAGCAGCTGAGCTGGGGCCACCTCGACTTCAACTTCCGCAACGAACTGCTCGCCGATCTCGCCGTCCGCAAGGCGGTGGCGCATGCCATCAATCGCGAGACGCTGATCCGCGTGCAAGGTGGATTCCCTACCCCGATCAAGTCCCTCGTCCTGCCCATCTTCGACCTCTACGATGATGCGACGCCGGAATACGTCTATGACGTTGCTGCCGCCAATGCGCTGCTCGACGAGGCAGGCTATGCCCGTGGCGGTGACGGCATCCGCGAAAAGGACGGCCAGCGCCTGAGCTTTGCCTTCGTGGTGCAGTCGGGCCGTGCTGACGACGAGAACGTGCAGCAGGTGATCATCGCCCAGCTCAAGGAAATCGGCATCGAGGCGAGCGCTGACAACAAGACCGGCGTTGCCTATCGCGAGGCCCGCTACAGCGGGGGTTACGACCTGATCTATGGCCGCTGGATCACTTCGGCCGACCCTGTCTACTCGACGTTCTACGGCTCGGAAGGCGAGAACAACGGTCAGGGCTATTCCAACCCTGAACTCGACGCGGTGTTTGCACGTCTTGAGAACACGCTCGATCCGCAAGAGCGCAAAGCCGCTGCGTCCGAGATGCAGCGCATCATTGCCGAAGATCTTCCTGCCATCGCACTGACCCAGGGCGTTTCCGTTATTGCCAAGCCGGTGGAACTCAAGAACTTCGTTCCCAATCCCACCAACATGACCAATTTCGTGGACACCAAGGAATGGTATCTTGAGGCTTGAGGCCTCAAGCGCGACACTTGAACTGCATGCCGGCCCTGCTTGTGCAGGGCCGGTGGCTCCGTAGCCCCAGGGAGCAAGATGAGCCTAAGCTATATTATCCGCCGCATTCTGGGCGCCATCCCACTGCTTTTGGGCATTTCGGTCATCCTCTTCGTCATCATCCAGCTGGCGCCCGGTGGCCCGCTCGATATCTATGCCGAGAACCCGTCCGTCAGTAAGGAAGCGCTGGCCCAGATTGCGGCGCGCTATGGGCTGGATCAGCCGGTTCCCGTTCAATACTTCCTGTGGCTCAAAGCCATTCTCGTGGGCGATTGGGGCTATTCCATTCGCACGGGCCGCCCCGTGCTCGACGAAATTGTCCTGCGCCTCGGGCCGACACTGCAATTGGGCGGGCTGGCCATGCTCGTTTCGCTGCTGATCGCCGTTCCCGTTGGCATCATCAGCGCCGCCCGCCGCGGCTCCAAGCTCGACGGTACCGTGACCGTCCTAAGCTTTGCCGGGATCTCCACTCCGGTGTTCTGGCTCGCCCTGCTGCTTCAGCTTCTGTTCAGTGTTCAGCTCGGCTGGCTTCCGTCCGCCGGCTACCAGTCCATCGGCGATGGGTCCTTCATCGACCGGCTCCGGCACATCATCATGCCGGCCGCCGTTCTCTCGCTTGCCACGGTCGCCAGCTGGAGCCGTTTTATTCGCTCGGGCATGATCGATGTGCTCCACCAGGATTATATCCGCACCGCCTATGCCAAAGGGCGCGGTGAAAAGGCAGTCCTGTTCTACCATGCCCTGCGCAACGCCATGATCCCGGCGGTGACGGTCATTGCCGTCGACTTCGTGACCATCATTTCAGGCGCCGTCATCACAGAAACTGTGTTCGCCTGGCCCGGCATTGGTCGGCTGTTCATGGAAAGCATGGATGGGCGCGACTACCCCATGCTGATGGGTCTGATGATGATGGGTTCACTTGCAATTGTCGTCGCCAATATCGTGGCCGACCTTTGTTACGCTGCGCTCGATCCCAGGATCCGCTATGACTGAAGCAACGATTGCCGGCGCCATTAACCCGGCCGCGCCGCCCCAGAGCTACTGGCGCCGCGTCATCCGCCGCTTTCTCAAGCGCCGCCTCGCCGTTGTCGGTGCGGTGTTCCTGGTGTTGCTCGGGCTGGCCGTCACATTCGGGCCGATGGTTTCACCCTATAGCTATGACTACCAGGACTTCGAGCTCCTTGGCATGCCCGGACCAATGTCGGCCGAACACTGGCTGGGCACGGACGAGCTAGGGCGCGACGCGCTGACGCGCCTCCTGCATGGTGGCCGTGTCTCGCTCGCTGTCGGTCTGGCCGGTGCCATGATCGCCGGTATTGTCGGGACGTTGGTTGGAGCCGTTTCCGGCTTTTATCGTGGGATCCCCGACGTCCTCCTCATGCGCTTCACCGATGTCATGATGTCGATCCCAACCCTCCCACTGGTGCTACTCCTATCCGGGCTTTTTCGCCCCAGCCCGCCGCTTCTGGTCGCAATAGTGGGCATCCTGATCTGGATGGGTACGGCACGTTTGGTCCGCAGCCAGTTTCTCGCCTTGCGTGAGCGCGAATTCGTCGAAGCAGCCCGTGCGCTGGGGGCGAGCGGACCACGGCTGATGTTCCGGCACATCCTTCCCAATGCCATCGGCCCCATCACTGTGGCCTCGACCCTGGCGGTGGGCAGCGCCATCATGATGGAATCGGCGCTGTCCTTCCTTGGCTTCGGCATCCAGCCACCAGTGCCGACCTGGGGTAACCTGCTGAACAGCGCCTCGTCCTGGCTGTCGCAGGCCCCTTGGCTCGCCATCCCACCGGGACTTCTCATCCTCTTCACGGTACTCGCCGTTAACTTCCTCGGCGACGGGTTGCGGGACGCCATGGAGCCGCGGGAGTAAACAAGAGCGCGCTTGGATCTATATCGCGAACTGCACATCAGGAATGGCGCAGCGGATCCTGCCGCCACGCCATTCGCCGCGCCCGCCCGGACCCGACTGTCCGTCATTTGGCCTTCGACTTGGGCAACTCTGTACAGACCGGCTCTCCCAAGTCCGTACAGCCGTTGTCAGTGTGGACGCCCCCGCTTGCCGTCGGGAGTCGTGCGGACCGAAACACAGCCCTCGGGCAACATGCCCACCTGTCCTCGGTCTACTTGGTCGTGAGATTATAGTAGGTGACGTCTGGCGAGGAGCCCTGCACGAAGCCTTCCACATTCTCCCGATCGGCCCGCTGCGAGGTGGCCTGGAACATGATGACGTACGGACCCTCATCCAAGAGCCGTTTCTGCAGGTCGATATAGGCCTGCATGCGCGCCTCGGTGTCGCTCTCCTCGGCGGCGGCCCTGGTGGCCGCGGTTAGCTCAGGCGAGTCCCAGGCATTGCGCCAGGCCAGCGGCTTGGCCGTGGCTTCGTCGGAATTGTCGCTGTTGGTGATGAAGCCGTCGGCATTGGTGTGCGGGTCCATGTAGTCGGGGCCCCAATAGACCATCAGCGCCTCGTGCTCGCGCGCGCGATACTTGGTCAGCATGGGCGCCATTTCCGAGGACACGATGTTCACGGTGACACCGGCTTGCGCAAAGGTGGACTGCACCGATTGGGCCATGTTGACAAAGGGCGAGAAATTGGGCGCA is a genomic window containing:
- a CDS encoding ABC transporter permease, translated to MTEATIAGAINPAAPPQSYWRRVIRRFLKRRLAVVGAVFLVLLGLAVTFGPMVSPYSYDYQDFELLGMPGPMSAEHWLGTDELGRDALTRLLHGGRVSLAVGLAGAMIAGIVGTLVGAVSGFYRGIPDVLLMRFTDVMMSIPTLPLVLLLSGLFRPSPPLLVAIVGILIWMGTARLVRSQFLALREREFVEAARALGASGPRLMFRHILPNAIGPITVASTLAVGSAIMMESALSFLGFGIQPPVPTWGNLLNSASSWLSQAPWLAIPPGLLILFTVLAVNFLGDGLRDAMEPRE